A stretch of the Bubalus kerabau isolate K-KA32 ecotype Philippines breed swamp buffalo chromosome 11, PCC_UOA_SB_1v2, whole genome shotgun sequence genome encodes the following:
- the LOC129622592 gene encoding olfactory receptor 1J4-like produces the protein MTRENQSSMSKFLLLGLPIRPEQQGVFFALFLGVYLTTVLGNLLILLLIRLDPRLHTPMYFFLSHLALTDISFSSVTVPKMLINTQTQGQSIPYAGCVTQMYFFLFFTGLDDFLLTSMAYDRYVAICHPLHYTIVMGQGLCTLLVTVSWILSCANALCHTLLLTRLSFCVDLSIPHFFCDLDALLKLSCSDTSLNELAIFTAGVAVIVLPLICILISYGRIGATILKVPSTKGICKALSTCGSHLSVVSLYYGTIIGLYFFPSSSTSRDKITIASVMYTVVTPLLNPFIYSLRNRDMKEALERLLHRAKVLSQ, from the coding sequence ATGACGAGGGAGAACCAGAGCAGCATGTCCAAattcctcctcctggggctccCCATCCGGCCAGAGCAGCAGGGCGTGTTCTTCGCCCTCTTCCTGGGCGTGTACCTGACCACAGTGCTGGGCAACCTGCTCATCCTCCTGCTCATCAGGCTGGACCCTCgcctgcacacccccatgtacttcttcctcagccACTTGGCCCTCACTGACATCTCCTTTTCATCTGTCACTGTCCCTAAGATGCTGATAAACACGCAGACTCAGGGTCAATCCATCCCCTATGCAGGGTGCGTAACACAgatgtattttttcctattttttactGGTCTGGATGATTTCCTGCTCACCTCAATGGCCTATGATCGGTACGTGGCCATCTGCCACCCTCTCCACTACACCATCGTCATGGGACAGGGGCTGTGCACCTTACTAGTAACTGTGTCCTGGATTCTCTCCTGTGCCAATGCCCTGTGTCACACCCTCCTCCTGACCCGGCTGTCCTTTTGTGTTGACCTCAGCATCCCCCATTTTTTCTGTGACCTTGATGCCCTGCTGAAGCTCTCTTGCTCAGACACATCCCTCAATGAGCTGGCCATTTTCACAGCAGGAGTGGCTGTCATCGTCCTCCCATTAATATGCATCCTGATCTCTTATGGACGCATCGGGGCCACCATTCTGAAGGTCCCCTCCACCAAGGGGATCTGCAAAGCATTGTCCACATGTGGCTCTCACCTCTCTGTTGTGTCTCTATATTATGGAACAATTATCGGACtgtattttttcccctcatcCAGCACCTCCAGAGACAAGATCACCATTGCCTCTGTGATGTACACAGTGGTCACTCCACTGCTGAACCCCTTCATTTATAGCCTAAGGAACAGGGACATGAAGGAGGCTCTGGAGAGACTCTTGCACAGGGCAAAAGTCTTGTCTCAATGA
- the LOC129622589 gene encoding olfactory receptor 1J4-like — protein sequence MTRENQSSVSEFLLLGLPIRPEQQGMFFALFLGVYLTTVLGNLLILLLIRLDPRLHTPMYFFLSHLALTDVSFSSVTVPKMLINMQTQDQSIPYAECIMQTYFFLFFTGLDDFLLTSMAYDRYVAICHPLHPPVMGQELCTLLVTVSWILSCANALCHTLLLTQLSFCADLSIPHFFCDLGALLKLSCSDTSLNELAIFIAGVADIILPLVCILISYGCIRATILKVPSTKGICKALSTCGSHLSVVSLYYGTIIGLYIFPSSSTSRDESTIASVMYTVVTPLLNPFIYSLRNRDMKGALERLLHRVKVLSQ from the coding sequence ATGACGAGGGAGAATCAGAGCAGCGTGTCAGAGTTCCTCCTCCTGGGACTCCCCATCCGGCCAGAGCAGCAGGGCATGTTCTTCGCCCTGTTCCTGGGCGTGTACCTGACCACAGTGCTGGGCAACCTGCTCATCCTCCTGCTCATCAGGCTGGACCCTCgcctgcacacccccatgtacttcttcctcagccACTTGGCCCTCACTGACGTCTCCTTTTCATCTGTCACTGTCCCTAAGATGCTGATAAACATGCAAACTCAGGATCAATCCATCCCCTATGCAGAGTGTATAATGCAGacgtattttttcctattttttactGGTCTGGATGATTTCCTGCTCACCTCGATGGCCTATGATCGGTACGTGGCCATCTGCCACCCTCTCCACCCTCCTGTCATGGGACAGGAGCTGTGCACCTTACTAGTAACTGTGTCCTGGATTCTCTCCTGTGCCAATGCCCTGTGTCACACCCTCCTCCTGACCCAGCTGTCCTTTTGTGCTGACCTCAGCATCCCCCATTTCTTCTGTGATCTTGGTGCCCTGCTGAAGCTCTCCTGCTCAGACACATCCCTCAATGAGCTGGCCATTTTCATAGCAGGAGTGGCCGACATCATCCTCCCACTAGTATGCATCCTGATCTCTTATGGATGCATCAGGGCCACCATTCTGAAGGTCCCCTCCACCAAGGGGATCTGCAAAGCATTGTCCACATGTGGCTCCCACCTCTCTGTGGTGTCTCTGTATTATGGAACAATTATTGGGCTGTATATTTTTCCCTCATCTAGCACCTCCAGGGACGAGAGCACCATTGCCTCTGTGATGTATACAGTGGTCACTCCACTGCTGAACCCCTTCATTTATAGCCTAAGGAACAGGGACATGAAGGGGGCCCTGGAGAGACTCTTGCACAGGGTGAAAGTCTTGTCTCAATGA